In Candidatus Campbellbacteria bacterium, the following are encoded in one genomic region:
- the ruvA gene encoding Holliday junction branch migration protein RuvA, with the protein MIRSIRGGVISVNDKEVVVESGGIGYRVFISSHTFSSIAEKESVSLWTHLAVRENSLDLYGFADSEELDFFELLLNISGIGPKSAMGILNIASLNELRQAIHENDPAYLTKVSGIGKKNAQKIVLELKGKIGEAEATPNGSHKEEAEAIEALTTLGYSTQAAREILREVPKDITETSERVRAALKKLGS; encoded by the coding sequence ATGATAAGAAGCATTAGAGGAGGTGTGATCTCTGTAAACGATAAGGAGGTTGTGGTGGAATCCGGAGGAATAGGATACAGAGTTTTTATTTCCTCCCATACGTTCAGCTCAATAGCCGAGAAAGAAAGCGTGAGTTTGTGGACTCACTTGGCGGTAAGAGAAAATTCTTTGGATCTATACGGATTTGCCGATAGCGAAGAGTTAGACTTTTTTGAACTTCTTTTAAATATTTCCGGCATTGGCCCCAAATCAGCTATGGGTATTTTGAATATCGCTTCCCTAAATGAGCTCAGACAGGCGATCCACGAAAACGATCCTGCGTACTTAACAAAAGTTTCCGGAATAGGAAAAAAGAACGCACAAAAAATAGTACTTGAACTCAAGGGCAAGATAGGAGAAGCGGAGGCAACTCCAAACGGCTCGCACAAAGAAGAAGCAGAAGCGATAGAGGCGCTGACAACCCTCGGATATTCAACTCAGGCTGCCCGCGAGATCTTGCGCGAAGTTCCGAAAGACATAACCGAAACCAGCGAAAGAGTTCGCGCGGCACTCAAAAAACTCGGTTCTTGA
- the ruvX gene encoding Holliday junction resolvase RuvX: MKLLGIDYGTKNVGIAITDDGGSMAFPKAVLANDRHFFGALTELIEGSGAEKIIIGESHDRQGQENSIMQEIRRLADTIGRKLDLPVDFEPEMYTSEEAKRLQGEELEKNRLIDASAAAIILNSYISRDKNKNI, from the coding sequence ATGAAGTTACTCGGCATAGACTACGGCACTAAAAACGTGGGCATTGCCATCACGGACGACGGCGGTTCTATGGCATTTCCGAAAGCGGTGTTAGCTAACGACCGACATTTTTTTGGTGCGTTGACCGAACTGATCGAAGGTAGTGGAGCGGAAAAGATCATAATAGGAGAATCGCACGATAGACAAGGCCAAGAGAATTCAATTATGCAGGAAATTCGCCGATTGGCGGACACGATAGGGCGAAAATTGGATCTGCCGGTTGACTTTGAGCCGGAAATGTATACTTCCGAGGAGGCAAAACGGCTTCAAGGCGAAGAGTTGGAAAAAAATAGACTGATCGACGCTTCAGCTGCTGCTATAATACTTAACAGCTATATTTCTAGAGATAAAAATAAAAATATATGA
- the tsaE gene encoding tRNA (adenosine(37)-N6)-threonylcarbamoyltransferase complex ATPase subunit type 1 TsaE, with protein sequence MIIRSTEEMGKAAKHVLDCLSYERPKEEATILLLSGGLGAGKTTFAQALARTLGVKDRVVSPTFVIQKEYSTEHEYFHNLVHIDAYRLGSLSDLELLGWHEILKNPNTIVVLEWPERVAPIVAKESIFLQFLQIGGENEREILFEHKEKLC encoded by the coding sequence ATGATCATCCGTTCAACAGAAGAAATGGGAAAAGCAGCAAAACACGTGCTTGACTGTCTTTCCTATGAACGACCCAAAGAAGAAGCGACAATACTTTTGCTTTCAGGTGGGCTGGGAGCGGGGAAAACGACTTTTGCGCAAGCTTTAGCGCGAACTTTGGGAGTAAAGGATCGTGTAGTTAGTCCTACGTTTGTTATACAAAAGGAATACTCGACAGAGCACGAGTACTTTCACAACCTTGTTCACATAGATGCCTATCGGCTAGGTTCTCTATCTGACCTAGAGCTGCTCGGTTGGCACGAAATATTGAAAAACCCTAATACCATTGTGGTTCTTGAGTGGCCGGAGAGAGTGGCGCCCATTGTCGCAAAAGAATCGATCTTTCTGCAATTCCTACAGATCGGCGGAGAGAACGAAAGAGAGATCCTTTTTGAACACAAAGAAAAGCTCTGTTGA
- the pilM gene encoding pilus assembly protein PilM, translating into MYRTFNRQILSEPEGGFFSAFPVPDFLAMASLGFDISDDSIKAIELLEAAGAYEVGFYASKDIPKETIEGGEVLDPTRLQRVVAEMQREHRFIFVKASLPEQKAYLFTTTVEVSRGTPMRQKIEEQLEENVPLSQDEIVFDYKIYRTYKKKNKTYKDVRVSAISRTHSESYISLLKRSGLRPISLTIEAEAITRAVVPEGDKDTYMIMDLGKARTGISIVSEGVTRYTYTSEVGGSQLTEHIANKLNLSFEEAEERKHASGLTGKNEEARIVSEASEEKLDVLAKQINDVLRYWHSQVDERGVHAKRVNAVILCGGGALMKGLPAYIQNNFSIEAALANVWSNVPFRKHYVPSITFEDSLSYAAAIGLALE; encoded by the coding sequence ATGTATAGAACCTTTAATCGTCAAATCCTATCAGAGCCAGAAGGAGGTTTCTTTTCGGCGTTCCCCGTACCTGATTTTCTGGCCATGGCGTCGCTTGGGTTTGACATCTCTGATGACTCTATAAAAGCGATAGAGTTACTTGAAGCGGCAGGAGCCTATGAAGTCGGCTTCTATGCCTCAAAGGATATACCTAAAGAAACAATCGAGGGCGGAGAAGTGCTTGATCCTACTCGCCTGCAGCGAGTAGTAGCAGAAATGCAACGCGAACATCGCTTTATTTTTGTAAAGGCTTCTTTGCCGGAACAAAAGGCGTACCTTTTTACGACTACGGTAGAAGTATCAAGGGGTACGCCTATGAGGCAAAAAATAGAAGAGCAGCTCGAAGAAAACGTACCGCTTTCTCAAGATGAAATTGTTTTTGACTATAAAATATATCGTACCTACAAGAAGAAAAACAAAACCTATAAAGACGTTCGTGTTTCAGCTATCAGTAGAACACACTCAGAATCATATATATCACTATTAAAACGTTCCGGATTACGTCCGATATCTCTAACCATAGAAGCAGAAGCGATCACGCGTGCCGTTGTGCCGGAGGGCGATAAAGACACGTATATGATAATGGATCTGGGAAAGGCTCGCACAGGTATATCGATAGTTAGTGAAGGGGTTACTCGTTATACGTATACGTCCGAAGTAGGAGGGAGCCAATTAACAGAACATATCGCGAACAAACTCAACCTATCATTTGAGGAGGCCGAAGAAAGAAAACACGCTAGCGGATTAACCGGGAAAAACGAAGAAGCGCGAATAGTAAGTGAAGCCTCTGAAGAAAAACTTGACGTTTTGGCCAAACAGATCAATGACGTGCTTCGTTATTGGCACTCACAGGTTGATGAAAGAGGAGTTCATGCCAAAAGAGTAAATGCCGTAATACTTTGCGGTGGCGGAGCTCTTATGAAGGGCCTTCCTGCCTATATACAGAATAATTTTTCGATAGAAGCGGCACTCGCTAACGTCTGGTCCAACGTTCCATTTCGCAAGCACTATGTGCCGAGTATAACCTTTGAGGATTCTCTGAGCTACGCCGCGGCTATCGGTCTAGCTCTGGAATAA
- a CDS encoding TrmH family RNA methyltransferase produces MKTTMPPLSNVSLVLHDIRSVLNTGAIFRTAEAFGVGEIVVSGYTPGPLDRFERKRNDFGKVSLGAEDSIPWRRIGKTQEVIETLRREEKELLVLEQDKRAIDIRDLRYSKQKKENIALVVGNEVEGVDQKFIKAADTIVEIPIWGKKESFNVASAAAIAIYALSAQ; encoded by the coding sequence ATGAAAACAACAATGCCTCCTCTCTCTAACGTATCTCTTGTTCTTCACGATATTAGAAGCGTACTTAACACAGGTGCTATTTTTCGTACGGCTGAAGCGTTTGGTGTGGGGGAGATAGTCGTCTCCGGATATACACCAGGACCTCTGGATCGCTTTGAAAGAAAGAGGAACGACTTCGGCAAAGTGTCGCTAGGAGCAGAAGACTCAATTCCTTGGCGGCGAATTGGCAAGACACAGGAGGTGATAGAAACACTTAGAAGAGAGGAGAAAGAGCTATTGGTTCTGGAGCAAGACAAAAGAGCAATTGATATACGAGATCTTCGCTATTCTAAGCAAAAGAAAGAGAACATAGCTTTAGTAGTAGGAAACGAAGTCGAGGGTGTAGACCAAAAGTTCATAAAAGCGGCGGATACGATAGTAGAGATACCGATTTGGGGTAAAAAAGAATCGTTTAACGTCGCGAGCGCAGCCGCGATAGCTATTTACGCGCTCTCGGCTCAATAG
- a CDS encoding DUF5671 domain-containing protein, whose protein sequence is MGNIQNYIRSSSRDGKSDEEIANNLRAAGWRDDVIDQAFIQVANDPDGDLERSEGTRVNFLYLLSFISVYITVWAFITTAFGVIDSVFSVEIGQAVMERLRWGIASLVVVFPVFLVTNHLIRKTVGEDPKDVHLTDTRKGLTYVTLFVATLIFMISAIRLVYELTGGEFITASIFKILVVIFVAVSLFGYYFNDIKLGEQNKS, encoded by the coding sequence ATGGGCAATATACAAAACTATATTAGATCTTCCTCAAGAGACGGGAAGAGCGACGAAGAGATAGCCAACAATCTTCGAGCAGCTGGCTGGCGTGACGACGTGATCGATCAGGCGTTCATACAAGTAGCTAACGACCCTGATGGAGATCTTGAAAGATCAGAGGGAACGCGAGTCAATTTTCTTTATCTCTTGTCGTTCATTTCAGTCTATATTACCGTTTGGGCTTTTATTACAACCGCCTTTGGAGTAATTGATAGTGTTTTTAGTGTTGAGATCGGTCAAGCTGTTATGGAGAGATTGCGCTGGGGAATTGCTTCTTTGGTGGTGGTCTTTCCTGTTTTTCTTGTTACCAATCATCTTATTCGCAAAACCGTAGGAGAGGATCCCAAGGACGTCCATCTAACGGATACGCGCAAAGGACTAACGTATGTGACTCTCTTTGTGGCTACTCTTATCTTTATGATAAGCGCGATTCGTCTCGTCTATGAATTAACTGGTGGAGAATTTATCACGGCGTCCATATTTAAGATCTTAGTAGTTATATTTGTAGCTGTATCGCTTTTTGGTTATTATTTCAACGATATAAAGCTCGGTGAGCAAAACAAATCATGA
- a CDS encoding VTT domain-containing protein: MRVFRLLRQSRLTKKELTSALFVVTLFALALLLSYKYGEQIENLVFLDGPLGMLLYFLLSIASVVLAPMAVIPFIPLAVKIWGSLPVALLSVSGWTAGAMIAYYLARKYGRPFVAKFISISAAEATAKKIVGKRTFLPVLISRVIFPADAMSYVIGLFVPIRFVPYSVATLIGVSPMAFALAFGVSLPLIYQAIAIVFVLVFLLAVFFITRDLGQKKDPIKEKE, encoded by the coding sequence ATGAGAGTGTTTCGGTTATTACGCCAAAGTCGACTTACCAAAAAGGAGCTGACAAGTGCTCTGTTTGTCGTTACCCTTTTTGCTTTAGCGCTTTTACTTTCTTACAAATACGGAGAACAAATAGAAAACCTGGTTTTTCTCGACGGACCCTTAGGAATGCTTTTGTATTTCTTGCTTTCTATAGCGAGCGTTGTGCTAGCGCCTATGGCGGTAATTCCGTTCATACCTCTTGCGGTAAAGATCTGGGGCAGTTTACCGGTAGCTCTTTTGTCTGTTTCCGGCTGGACAGCCGGAGCAATGATCGCCTACTACCTCGCGCGTAAATACGGAAGACCGTTTGTAGCAAAATTCATTTCGATCAGCGCGGCCGAGGCAACCGCAAAAAAGATCGTTGGCAAGCGAACCTTCCTGCCTGTTCTCATTTCACGCGTCATTTTCCCGGCCGACGCCATGAGTTATGTTATAGGACTATTTGTTCCAATACGGTTTGTACCATATTCAGTTGCCACGCTTATCGGGGTTTCTCCGATGGCTTTCGCGTTAGCTTTTGGCGTCTCTCTTCCTCTTATATATCAGGCGATTGCGATAGTTTTTGTTTTGGTATTTCTGCTAGCGGTCTTTTTCATAACCCGAGACTTAGGCCAAAAAAAAGACCCAATCAAAGAGAAAGAATGA
- the rpsT gene encoding 30S ribosomal protein S20, which produces MPITRGAKKAIRVSERKRVFNERRKRAMKNAEKEMRKLIEAGKAKEAEAKLADTYKAIDKAAKRGVIKDNTAARKKSRIVRSIQKTKA; this is translated from the coding sequence ATGCCAATCACCAGAGGAGCAAAAAAAGCAATACGCGTTTCGGAAAGAAAGCGTGTTTTCAACGAGCGCCGGAAGCGTGCTATGAAAAACGCGGAAAAAGAAATGCGTAAACTAATTGAAGCGGGCAAGGCAAAGGAGGCTGAAGCCAAGCTTGCCGATACATATAAAGCTATTGATAAAGCGGCGAAGCGAGGTGTTATAAAAGACAACACCGCCGCGCGCAAGAAAAGCCGCATTGTGAGATCTATTCAAAAGACCAAAGCGTAA
- a CDS encoding 5'-3' exonuclease H3TH domain-containing protein: MKDTKKRLVLLDTHAVLHRAYHALPDFSSNAGEPTGALFGLVTMLLKIINELNPDYIVATYDVPKPTFRKIAYEEYKGTRTKTDDALVDQIIRSKDIFEAFSIPIYEKEGFEADDILGTIIAECPDSELEIIIATGDMDTLQLVDDDRVKVYTLRKGIKDTVLYDEKAVIERFGFGPELLADYKGLRGDASDNIPGIRGIGEKTATSLIVTYGSLEEIYDALEKNEEDFIKKTGITARIVGLLRDQKEEAYFSKMLAEIRRDAEVDFKVPEASWKEKIDINKAEQIFSDLGFSHPREPPKGLCVWRRL, encoded by the coding sequence ATGAAAGACACAAAAAAACGGTTGGTGCTTTTAGATACGCACGCTGTGTTGCATCGCGCGTATCACGCACTGCCGGACTTTTCTTCAAACGCGGGTGAGCCAACCGGCGCTCTTTTTGGTTTGGTTACTATGCTGTTGAAAATAATAAACGAATTAAATCCGGATTACATAGTTGCCACATACGATGTGCCCAAGCCGACTTTTCGCAAAATTGCTTACGAAGAATACAAAGGAACCCGTACAAAAACCGACGATGCCCTGGTTGATCAGATAATACGAAGCAAAGATATTTTTGAGGCTTTTTCTATTCCTATCTATGAAAAAGAAGGGTTTGAGGCGGATGATATTCTCGGAACCATTATTGCCGAATGTCCCGACTCAGAGTTAGAGATCATTATCGCTACCGGCGATATGGACACTCTGCAGTTGGTAGACGACGATAGGGTAAAGGTATACACACTGCGCAAAGGTATAAAGGACACTGTTCTCTATGACGAGAAAGCCGTGATCGAACGTTTTGGTTTTGGTCCAGAGCTTCTGGCTGACTACAAAGGGCTGCGGGGGGACGCTTCTGATAATATTCCCGGCATTCGTGGTATTGGCGAAAAAACCGCCACTAGCTTAATAGTCACCTACGGTTCTTTAGAAGAGATCTATGATGCTTTGGAAAAAAACGAGGAGGATTTTATAAAAAAGACCGGAATAACCGCTCGCATAGTTGGTCTGTTGAGGGACCAAAAGGAAGAAGCTTACTTTTCTAAAATGTTGGCCGAAATACGCCGCGACGCCGAAGTTGACTTCAAAGTTCCCGAGGCTAGCTGGAAAGAAAAAATTGATATAAACAAGGCCGAACAAATTTTTTCTGATCTTGGATTTTCGCACCCTAGGGAACCGCCTAAAGGCCTCTGTGTATGGCGACGACTATGA
- a CDS encoding DNA polymerase, with translation MYGDDYEENKTDEKEDADEEENDLTEKEIEETAIALWLLDSTKTNPTVDDIRNYTGNPSLVEAREKIFNELKEHDLYKVFSKIEKPLMSVIKKMEEHGIKLDVDELKKLSEDYHTKKDALEKEIFEIAGTEFNVNSPKQLGEILFEKLEVSTSGISKTPSGSYSTRESELEKLRDKHPIIEKIFAYRELQKLLSTYIDVLPTLVDEKNRLHTTFLQAGTTTGRLASQNPNLQNIPIKTEQGRHIRRAFIAEKGHKLLSLDYSQIELRVAAFLSGDEKLIEVFKNDGDVHRAVAAQVFGVPEEEVNKEMRGKAKTINFGTLYGMGVNAIRRNLGTTRAEAQQFLNDYFSTFSGLRDFFEMTKVSARQKGYTETLFGRKRYFEDINSSIPYIRASAERMATNAPIQGTQSDIIKLAMVEIDNWINKQGLSKKCYFVLQIHDELVFEVEESEVEKCAKKIADIMENIVPLEDTAGIPLRVEAAVGENWMEMENI, from the coding sequence GTGTATGGCGACGACTATGAGGAAAACAAAACAGATGAAAAGGAGGATGCCGACGAGGAAGAAAATGATCTTACGGAAAAGGAAATAGAGGAAACAGCTATAGCTCTTTGGTTGCTCGATTCAACTAAAACCAACCCAACGGTGGATGATATACGTAACTATACAGGCAATCCTTCTTTAGTTGAGGCGCGAGAAAAGATCTTTAATGAGCTAAAGGAGCACGATCTCTATAAGGTTTTTTCAAAGATCGAGAAGCCCCTGATGTCGGTTATTAAAAAAATGGAAGAGCATGGCATCAAGCTTGATGTTGATGAACTAAAAAAGCTGTCAGAGGACTATCACACAAAAAAAGACGCTCTGGAAAAAGAGATATTCGAGATAGCAGGCACTGAATTCAACGTAAATTCACCAAAACAGCTCGGAGAGATTCTTTTCGAAAAGCTTGAAGTTTCAACCAGTGGTATTTCGAAGACCCCCTCCGGCTCGTATTCAACCCGAGAAAGCGAACTTGAAAAACTGCGCGACAAGCACCCCATAATTGAAAAAATTTTCGCATACAGAGAATTGCAGAAACTTTTGAGTACGTATATTGATGTCTTGCCGACTTTAGTGGATGAAAAGAATCGCCTCCACACAACTTTTTTGCAGGCCGGAACAACAACTGGGCGACTCGCTTCGCAAAATCCTAATCTACAAAACATACCCATTAAGACCGAGCAGGGTCGCCACATCAGGAGGGCCTTTATAGCCGAAAAGGGCCATAAGCTCCTTTCTTTAGACTATTCCCAAATAGAGCTTCGTGTTGCCGCCTTTCTTTCTGGTGATGAAAAATTGATAGAAGTTTTTAAAAACGACGGAGACGTTCATAGGGCAGTGGCGGCGCAGGTGTTTGGCGTTCCCGAAGAAGAGGTGAATAAGGAAATGCGAGGAAAAGCAAAGACCATAAACTTCGGAACTCTTTACGGCATGGGAGTAAATGCTATACGTAGAAACTTGGGCACTACCCGCGCGGAGGCGCAACAATTTTTAAATGACTATTTTTCTACCTTTTCCGGACTTCGTGACTTCTTTGAAATGACAAAAGTTTCCGCCAGGCAAAAGGGTTATACCGAGACTCTCTTTGGCAGGAAGCGTTACTTTGAAGACATAAATTCCAGCATCCCATATATACGAGCGAGTGCCGAAAGAATGGCGACGAACGCTCCGATCCAAGGTACGCAATCGGACATTATCAAGCTCGCGATGGTGGAGATAGATAACTGGATCAACAAGCAGGGACTTTCAAAGAAGTGTTATTTTGTTTTGCAAATACATGATGAATTGGTTTTTGAAGTAGAAGAAAGTGAAGTAGAAAAGTGTGCCAAAAAAATAGCTGATATTATGGAAAACATTGTTCCCCTAGAAGATACCGCGGGAATACCGCTAAGAGTTGAGGCGGCGGTCGGAGAGAATTGGATGGAAATGGAGAATATTTAG
- the metG gene encoding methionine--tRNA ligase subunit beta produces MKENITFDDFEKLDIRIGEIKSAERVEGTDKLINCEVDFGEEKRQIVSGLAEYLEPEEIVGKKLPYVLNLEPRVIRGVESQGMLLAIAGENFSLLEPSNDGVPAGSKIS; encoded by the coding sequence ATGAAAGAGAATATAACTTTTGACGATTTCGAGAAGCTTGATATACGAATAGGTGAGATAAAGTCCGCCGAGCGCGTAGAAGGAACCGATAAGCTGATAAATTGCGAAGTTGATTTTGGGGAGGAGAAACGGCAAATCGTCTCCGGTTTGGCGGAGTATCTTGAGCCGGAAGAAATTGTAGGGAAGAAACTTCCGTACGTACTCAATCTAGAGCCCCGCGTTATAAGAGGCGTGGAGAGCCAGGGTATGTTACTTGCTATAGCCGGTGAAAACTTCTCACTTCTTGAGCCGTCAAATGACGGTGTGCCGGCTGGGTCTAAGATAAGTTAG